A window of Candidatus Dormiibacterota bacterium genomic DNA:
GCTGCCGCATCTCGTGGTCGCGTCGCTCTTTCTCTTCGTCTATCCCGGCGGATCCGGCGCGACGCTTCCGCTCGCGCTGCTTCTCGCGGTTTCGCGCGTCACGCGCCTACGGCGCCTGGGGCGAGCGGTGCTCCTGCCTGCGGCGGCCAACGTCAACGAACCGCTGCTCTTCGGCTTACCCGTCGTGCTCAACCCGTTCTTCGTCGCGCCGTTCGTGGCCGCTCCGCTCGTGCTCGCCGGCATCACGTACGCCGCAATCGCGCTCGGCTTCGTGGCGCGCCCGGCGTTCTACGTTCCGACGCTCGTTCCGGCGCCGATCTCCACCTATCTCGCGACGCTCGACCCGCGCGCACCGCTGCTCGTGCTCGTGAACCTCGCCGTCGCAACGCTCATCTACCTTCCCTTCGTGCGCGCGTACGAGAAGCGGTACGGGAACGCGTGAACGCCGCTCTGCTCTGCGACGCGTTCGGCATCGGCGGCCGCGTGCGCGATGCGGCGCGCACCGCGCAGGCACGCATCGTGGATCTGCGGTATCCCGCCCAAGAGCACGTCGCTGCGAGCGTGCTCCGTGCCTTCGCCGACGAAGGCATCGCCGAGAGCGATCTCGCCGCGACCGCCGGCTACGGCTACGACGACGCGGCGCGAGAGCGGTACGAGTCGCTGCTCGCGCGCATCTTCGGCGCAGAGCGTGCGCTCGCACGCATCTCGATCGTCAGCGGCACGCACGCGATCATTGCGGCGATTGGCGCGTGCGTCGCGCCGGGCGAGCTGCTTCTCTCGATCACCGGCCCGCCGTACGACACGCTGCGCAACGCGATCGCCGATGCGCCGCATGCATTGGTCGAGCAGGGAGTGCGCTACGCGGAGATCCCCCTGCGCGCGGGAGCCGTCGATCTCGAAGCGGTCGCTGCGGCGGTTGGGCGGGAGCGCGTCGCCGCCGTCTTCGTTCAACGCTCGCGCGGGTATGCGCCGCGGCCCTCGCTCGGCGTCGACGCGTGCGCGCAGGCGTGCGCTGCGGTCAAGCGTGCGGCGCCGCAGACGCTCGTGCTCGTCGACGACTGCTACGGTGAGCTCGTCGAGACGCGCGAACCGACGCACGACGGCGCCGACCTCGTCATGGGATCGCTCATCAAGAATCTCGGCGGCGGCCTCGCACCGGGCGGCGGCTACGTCGCGGGTCGCGCCGATCTCGTCGAGCGCGTGGCGGCGCGGCTCTACGCCCCCGGTTTGGGCGACCGCCTCGGCCCGAGTTACGGCTTCGGGCGCGCCTTCGTGCAAGGGCTCTTTCAGGCGCCGCTCGTGGTCGAGCAGACGCTGCGCAGTCTCGATTTTGCCGCAGCGCTCTTCTGCGAGCTAGGCTTCGACGTCGATCCCGCGCCGGGTGCGCTGCGCACCGACATCGTCCAGGCGATCCGGCTGGGAACGCCGGAGCTGCTCCTGCGCTTTGCCGCGGGGCTGCAAGCGGCGATGCCGCTCAATGCGCGCTTTCGTCCGGAGCCGGGAGCCGTTCCCGGCTACGCGGTTCCGGTCGTCATGTCGGGCGGCGCCTTCGTGCCGGGTGCGACGATCGAGCTTTCGTGCGATGCGCCGATGCGCTCGCCGTACGAGATCTATCTCCAGGGCGGGACGAGCTTCGCGCACGGCGCCCTGGGTGCGCTGTGCGCGGCGCGCGCCGTCGTCGAAGGATAGACGGCAAGGGGCAGCGCGCTCAAACGAGAACCTTGCGCGCAGTGGCAAAACAGCATGAAAGCCCCAATCGCCGGCATTTTCGACGTGCGCCCGTCGACTTTCCCATAACGGTCATCGTTCCCGGTGACGAGTTGGTGCTCGACGCGACCGCGCTCGATCTGAGCCCCGGCGGCGTGCGCATGGCGATGAATAC
This region includes:
- a CDS encoding methionine gamma-lyase family protein codes for the protein MNAALLCDAFGIGGRVRDAARTAQARIVDLRYPAQEHVAASVLRAFADEGIAESDLAATAGYGYDDAARERYESLLARIFGAERALARISIVSGTHAIIAAIGACVAPGELLLSITGPPYDTLRNAIADAPHALVEQGVRYAEIPLRAGAVDLEAVAAAVGRERVAAVFVQRSRGYAPRPSLGVDACAQACAAVKRAAPQTLVLVDDCYGELVETREPTHDGADLVMGSLIKNLGGGLAPGGGYVAGRADLVERVAARLYAPGLGDRLGPSYGFGRAFVQGLFQAPLVVEQTLRSLDFAAALFCELGFDVDPAPGALRTDIVQAIRLGTPELLLRFAAGLQAAMPLNARFRPEPGAVPGYAVPVVMSGGAFVPGATIELSCDAPMRSPYEIYLQGGTSFAHGALGALCAARAVVEG